In Ktedonobacteraceae bacterium, a genomic segment contains:
- a CDS encoding carbohydrate kinase, with amino-acid sequence MKHIINLGEALIDIIPSSPIRLGGACYTPHAGGAIANAAVAIARLGGSSRFIGGIAEDRFGRLLLQALVENSVDIRYVQFIERAPTAVALVTLLDDGQRRFMFFREGTADSLLRVEELNWSAWQDTAICHTGGVLLSGGPARVATLAAMEHTRRVGAIVSFDVNVRESLWDEPSTIQEILAKAVERADILKLSVDEAHFLSDQVTAPANPPDSGWLTSLGETLLERGPRLVIITLGANGALLMTASRQVEIRPLPVRPVDTTGAGDAFIGAVLYMLVQQGCSTPSDLQVLSEQELSTIGNFANAVAGISVTRYGGIASFPYLHEVSGFSNI; translated from the coding sequence ATGAAACATATCATTAACCTTGGTGAAGCGCTTATCGATATCATTCCGAGTTCACCAATCCGGTTAGGTGGGGCCTGCTATACTCCTCATGCCGGTGGGGCGATAGCGAATGCTGCTGTAGCCATTGCGCGCCTTGGGGGTTCCTCTCGCTTCATTGGGGGAATTGCGGAGGACAGGTTTGGCCGGTTACTGCTACAGGCGCTTGTCGAAAATTCCGTAGATATCCGCTATGTGCAATTCATCGAGCGGGCACCTACGGCGGTTGCTCTGGTAACGCTGCTTGATGACGGCCAGAGACGCTTTATGTTTTTTCGCGAGGGCACTGCCGATAGCCTGTTACGGGTTGAAGAACTGAACTGGTCGGCGTGGCAAGATACGGCTATCTGTCACACGGGTGGCGTTTTACTTTCCGGCGGGCCGGCGCGAGTAGCGACCCTGGCGGCCATGGAACATACGCGGCGTGTTGGCGCAATCGTATCGTTCGATGTCAATGTCCGCGAATCATTGTGGGATGAGCCATCTACCATACAAGAGATTCTGGCTAAAGCCGTAGAGCGCGCCGACATTCTTAAGCTCAGCGTCGACGAGGCGCATTTCTTGAGCGATCAGGTAACAGCGCCTGCCAATCCTCCTGATAGTGGCTGGTTGACCTCGCTGGGAGAAACGCTTTTAGAGAGAGGTCCGCGGCTCGTCATCATCACGCTTGGTGCGAATGGCGCGCTGCTGATGACGGCCAGCCGGCAAGTAGAGATTCGCCCTTTGCCGGTTCGTCCCGTTGACACAACCGGGGCGGGTGATGCATTTATCGGGGCAGTATTATACATGCTGGTTCAGCAAGGCTGCTCCACCCCCTCGGATCTTCAGGTTCTGTCAGAACAGGAACTGAGTACCATCGGCAATTTCGCGAACGCGGTAGCAGGTATCAGCGTCACCCGTTATGGCGGTATTGCTTCGTTCCCTTATTTACATGAAGTCAGCGGGTTTTCGAATATCTGA
- a CDS encoding ABC transporter substrate-binding protein yields the protein MSRFFRTPFTLSTVAAIALVTLIIGVLIARLFVPTSTRANGNAPASGKRIDVIVKATDSQFWQAMLAGAQAAGKDWGVQVGLFGATSEADVSDQVSLVENSLSRNVDAIVLAASSSQALDGVIDRARAQGIKVITVDTKVTTTSDGFIGTDNTKAGAAAADRLGELLQKKGITTGGILIESSVAGVQTIVDRDSGFTTELAARFPGLKIIAHRYNNNDTPTALSQVNDAISANSNLVGIYADNNVSGDGVAQSLQENNAQNRIVAVGFDSDPQEINAIKAGTLQAIVVQNPYFFGYQGVVEAVMSAEGRFAPPSLDPGAVLVDSSNMNTPAVQKLLNPPTTKGGA from the coding sequence ATGTCCAGATTCTTCAGAACCCCCTTTACACTTTCAACTGTTGCGGCGATTGCGCTCGTCACCCTCATTATCGGTGTGCTGATCGCTCGCCTGTTTGTCCCCACCTCGACGCGCGCAAACGGGAACGCTCCAGCTTCGGGCAAGCGCATCGATGTGATTGTCAAAGCGACCGACTCGCAGTTCTGGCAGGCGATGCTCGCAGGCGCTCAGGCGGCGGGGAAAGACTGGGGTGTTCAGGTTGGCCTCTTTGGGGCTACATCGGAGGCAGATGTTTCCGACCAGGTAAGCCTGGTTGAAAACTCTCTCTCTCGCAATGTTGATGCTATTGTGCTTGCCGCCTCATCCTCACAGGCGTTGGATGGCGTGATTGATCGAGCGCGCGCGCAGGGCATCAAAGTGATTACTGTTGATACGAAGGTGACCACGACGAGTGACGGCTTTATTGGCACCGATAATACGAAGGCGGGTGCAGCGGCAGCTGATCGGCTGGGAGAACTCTTGCAGAAGAAAGGCATCACGACGGGTGGCATCCTGATCGAGTCTTCGGTTGCGGGCGTACAGACCATCGTTGACCGCGACTCGGGCTTCACGACCGAACTTGCGGCACGCTTTCCTGGCTTAAAGATCATCGCTCATCGCTATAACAACAACGATACGCCTACGGCACTCTCACAGGTGAATGATGCCATCTCCGCCAATTCCAACCTGGTTGGAATCTACGCCGACAATAACGTCTCAGGTGACGGTGTAGCCCAATCCTTGCAGGAAAACAATGCGCAGAATCGTATCGTCGCGGTTGGCTTCGATTCAGACCCACAGGAGATCAACGCGATCAAAGCTGGCACACTGCAAGCCATTGTGGTACAAAACCCGTACTTCTTTGGCTACCAGGGCGTGGTTGAGGCCGTGATGAGCGCGGAGGGAAGATTTGCCCCACCTAGCCTGGACCCAGGAGCGGTACTGGTCGATTCAAGCAATATGAACACGCCGGCAGTACAGAAGCTGTTGAATCCTCCGACTACGAAAGGGGGAGCATAA
- a CDS encoding sugar ABC transporter ATP-binding protein, which translates to MTTSTSATPVTPLVQLKHITKSFGPVQVLKDVSLEMFRGEVLCLAGENGAGKSTLIKILTGAVVRDAGEYLIDGQEVGSPSPAQARALGVGVVYQELSLLPDVSVEENLLMGHLPSTRGVVKKRELRARAVQMLERVGLNRIDPGMLVSELPVATRQMVEIARVLGANARIVIFDEPTTALSEEDAQHLLRLIQRLKTEEGIAVLYVTHRLEEIFEIGDRITVLRDGQLITTAPTGEFTHDTLIRSMVGRQIEALYPKREQKQFGRTLLSVQGLRLKGSPYAINLEVRAGEIVGLGGLVGAGRTETVRAIFGADAIDAGKIFVDGKPLPPGSPAQAVKAGLGLLTEDRKELGILADLSLRENVTIANMSAVSRLGVVSHKEELSLFNQLVPRLRLKYHTSEQPISSLSGGNQQKVLLSRWLATNAKVLLLDEPTKGVDVGAKADIYTIIGDLAAKGMGIVIVSSYLPELLGICDRVVILHDFGVTGELPIEQATEEEVLRLASSTPVAVNA; encoded by the coding sequence ATGACGACCTCGACGTCCGCGACACCGGTAACGCCGCTGGTTCAGCTCAAACACATCACAAAATCCTTCGGTCCGGTGCAGGTATTGAAAGATGTCTCGCTTGAGATGTTTCGCGGTGAAGTTCTTTGCCTGGCAGGTGAAAATGGCGCAGGCAAGTCAACTTTGATCAAAATTCTGACGGGCGCCGTGGTTCGCGATGCGGGTGAATATCTCATCGATGGACAGGAGGTGGGTTCTCCCAGCCCTGCCCAGGCACGGGCGCTCGGGGTGGGCGTTGTCTACCAGGAGTTGAGCCTGCTGCCGGATGTTTCGGTCGAAGAAAACCTGCTGATGGGGCATCTGCCCTCCACGCGTGGGGTTGTCAAGAAACGGGAACTACGCGCGCGTGCCGTCCAGATGTTGGAGCGCGTAGGCTTGAACCGCATCGACCCTGGTATGCTGGTTTCAGAATTGCCCGTGGCGACGCGCCAGATGGTGGAGATTGCCAGGGTGCTGGGAGCGAATGCGCGTATCGTGATCTTCGACGAGCCTACAACTGCTCTTTCAGAAGAGGACGCGCAGCATCTTTTACGACTGATTCAACGGCTCAAGACGGAAGAGGGTATAGCAGTGCTGTACGTGACACACCGGCTGGAAGAAATCTTCGAGATTGGTGATCGCATCACCGTCTTGCGCGATGGCCAGCTGATCACGACGGCTCCTACTGGCGAGTTTACGCATGATACATTGATTCGCTCGATGGTCGGGCGCCAGATCGAGGCGCTTTACCCGAAGCGCGAACAAAAGCAATTTGGCAGGACGCTGTTATCTGTCCAGGGGTTGCGTTTGAAAGGCAGTCCCTACGCCATCAATCTGGAAGTGCGCGCGGGTGAGATTGTGGGACTTGGGGGACTGGTGGGAGCGGGCCGAACAGAGACGGTGCGCGCCATTTTCGGGGCTGATGCTATCGATGCTGGCAAAATATTCGTTGATGGCAAACCGCTGCCTCCAGGGTCTCCGGCCCAGGCAGTAAAGGCAGGTCTGGGATTGCTGACAGAAGATCGCAAGGAGCTAGGGATACTGGCGGATCTCTCGCTGCGGGAGAACGTGACCATCGCGAACATGTCCGCGGTCTCCCGCCTGGGGGTTGTCTCCCATAAAGAAGAGCTTTCCCTGTTCAACCAGCTGGTGCCGCGCCTGCGCCTGAAGTACCATACGAGCGAGCAGCCCATCTCATCGCTCTCAGGTGGGAACCAGCAGAAAGTTTTGCTGAGCCGCTGGCTGGCGACAAACGCGAAGGTTCTGCTGCTCGATGAACCGACAAAGGGCGTCGATGTAGGAGCCAAAGCGGACATTTACACCATTATCGGTGATCTGGCGGCTAAGGGCATGGGCATCGTGATCGTCTCATCATACTTGCCGGAATTGCTTGGCATCTGCGACCGTGTGGTAATCCTGCACGACTTTGGAGTCACCGGCGAGCTACCAATTGAACAGGCGACGGAAGAAGAGGTACTGCGCCTGGCGAGTAGCACGCCCGTTGCAGTGAATGCATAA